From the Sphingobium sp. RAC03 genome, the window CGCCACGCAAAGGGGTGATTGCAGCGCTCGCCTGCTTCGGGCAGGAATGACGCCATGAATGCAGTCGATCCCCGCCGCGGCCGCCGCGCACTTTCCGTGCGCCAGCCGCCCCGCTCCGGCACCCCCACCCGGATGGGCCGCGCATTGGGACCGCTCTTCCATCGCCTGCTCGACCGGATCGACCGGGGATTGGATCAAGGATCGCTCGATGCCATCCTGCCCGACGGCGCGCGCCGGATGCTGGGCGGTCGGACGCCGGGGCCGCATTGCGAAGTCCATCTCGTCCACTGGCGCGCGCTGGTCCGGCTGGCGACTGGCGGGTCGGCGGGCTGGTATCGCGCCTGGGCGGCGGGCGAATGGACCAGTCCCGACCCGGTGCCGCTCTTCGCTTTGTTCATGACCAACGCCGTCGCGCTCGGCCGGGTCGCGCGGCCCAATGGCCCAACCCGCTGGATCGGCCGCGCGATCCATTGGGCACGGCGCAACAGCCGTGCCGGATCACGCCATAACATCGCCTATCATTATGACCTGGGCAATGATTTCTACCAGCTCTGGCTGGACGAACTCATGCATTATTCCAGTGCCTTGTTCATCGACCCTGACAGCGAAATCGAGACTCTGGAACAGGCGCAGCGGCGCAAGGTCGATGCCATTCTCGACCGGCTGGCGCTCAAGGATGGCGATAGCCTGCTCGAAATCGGCTGCGGTTGGGGCGGCCTCGCCGAACAGGCGATGGAGCGGCGGGCGATCGCCTATACCGGCCTGACCCTCTCGACCGAGCAGGCCGATTATGCCCGCGATCGCCTCGGCTCTGGCGCGCAAATCTGCCTCACCGACTATCGCGATGCGCAGGGGCAATATGACGCCATCGCCAGCGTCGAAATGGTCGAAGCCGTCGGCCAGCGCTACTGGCCCGCCTATCTCGCCACCATCCACCGCCTGCTCAAACCCGGCGGCCGCGCGGCGATCCAATATATCCTGATCGATGACGCGATCTTCGACCGCTATGCGCGCGGCGCGGACTTCATCCAGACCTATATCTTCCCCGGCGGGATGCTGATGTCGGAAAGCCGCTTCCGCGCGTTGGCTGAGCAACAGGGGCTGGAGTGGCGCGACATCTACCGCTTCGGCCAGCATTATGCGCAGACACTCCGCCGCTGGCGCTTACGCTTCGACCTAGCGATCGAGCAAGGCCTGCTGCCCGCCAGTTTCGACCAACATTTCGTGGCCTTATGGCGCTATTATCTGATGTATTGCGAAGGCGGCTTCCGCGGCGGCGGCATCGACGTGGCACAAGTGACGCTGGTGAAGCCCGCCTAAAACCGCCGTTCGTGTCGAGCGCAGTCGAGAAACGCCCGCGCCGCGTTCAGCCCTCAACCCGCATCCGGTGCCCGGTCGGCGTATCCGCCGCGACCAGTCCGACAATCGCATCGGCCACGACCTCCGGCCCCTTGAGCGTCGCAGGGTCTTCCCCCGGAAAGGCCCGCGCGCGCATCGCCGTGCGGGTCGCGCCCGGATCGACGATATGGGTGCGGATGGCCGAGATATTCTTCATCTCCTCACCATAGGCACCCACCAGCGTTTCCAGCGCCGCCTTCGACGCACCATAGGCACCCCAATAAGCGCGCGGGCTGACGACCGACGACGTCACCGCCACCACCCGCGCATCCTTGCTTGCCCGCAGCATCCCGTCGAACGCCGCGATCAGCGCCTGGGGGGCAGCGATATTGAGCGTCAACAGTCGCGCAAATTCCTTGGCGTCGATCGCCGGCACCGCCGCCAGCGCGCCCAGCGTCGCGGCGTTCAGCACCAATATATCGAGCGCGTCCCAGCGCCCCCCGATCGCCTGCGCCAGCCGCCCGATGCTCTCGCCATCGATCAGGTCGAGCGGCGCGATCGTCGCGCTGCCGCCTGCGGCGTGGATGCGCTCCTCCACCTCTTCCAGCCCGCCGGTCGTCCGCGCGGTCAGCACGACATGCGCACCCGCCCGGCCCAAAGCCTCGGCCGTGGCCGCGCCAATGCCACGACTGGCCCCGGTGACGAGCGCCAATTTGCCGGAGAGGGGGCCGGAGCGAGAGGAAGTGTCAGTCATAGCATCTCGTCATTTTCAAACTGATTTATGTTCCGTTCGCCCTGAGCCTGTCGAAGGGCCTCACTTCCTGCACAAGGAAAGGGGCTTCGACAGGCTCAGCCCGAACGGATCTTTTAGGTTCGGAGAAAAGCGCAAGGAAAGCCCGTCAGGCCACCCGCTCGGCCAGCAATTCCAGCTGATTGGTCACCACCACATCATCCTGATCCGTCAGCGCGGTGGGATAATCGCCGGTGAAACAGGCGTCGCAATATTGCGGCCGCGTGTCGGCCCGCTTCGCCTCGCCCAGTGCCTTGTACAGGCCATCGATCGAGATGAAGGACAGGCTGTCGGCATGGATGAAATCCTGCATGCCGCCCACGTCCAGCTTGTGCGCCAGCAGCTTGGTGCGTTCGGGCGTATCGACGCCATAGAAGCAGCTATGCTTGGTCGGCGGGGATGCGATCCGCATGTGAACCTCTGCCGCGCCCGCCTCGCGCATCATCTGCACGATCTTCAAGCTGGTCGTCCCGCGCACGATCGAATCGTCGATCAGCACGATCCGCTTGCCTTTGATCAGCGCGCGGTTGGCATTATGCTTCAGCTTCACACCCAGATGGCGCACCTTGTCGCCCGGCTGGATGAAGGTCCGCCCGATATAGTGCGACCGGATGATGCCGAGTTCAAACGGAATGCCCGATTGCTGGGCATAGCCGATCGCCGCGGGCACGCCGCTGTCGGGCACGGGGATCACATAATCCGCCTCGACCGGATTCTCGATCGCCAGTTGCGCGCCGATCGCCTTGCGGACCGAATAGACGCTCGACCCGTCGACGATCGAATCGGGGCGGCTGAAATAGACATGCTCGAAGATACAGGGACGCGGATGCACCGGGCCGAACGGCCGATGCGACCGAATCTCGCCTTCATTGGTGACGATCACCAGTTCGCCCGGCTCGATCGTGCGCAGATATTCGGCACCCACCACGTCGAGCGCGACCGTCTCGGATGCGAAGATCGTCGTATCGCCGAGCTTGCCCATCACCAGCGGCCGGATGCCCAGCGGATCGCGACAGGCGATCATCCCTTCGGGCGTCATGACGATCAGCGAATAGGCACCCTCGACCTGCTTCAACGCATCGATGAATTTGTCGAGCAAGGTACGATAGCTGGACGTCGCCACCAGATGGATGATGACCTCGGTATCCGACGTCGACTGAAAGATCGACCCGCGCCGAATCAGCTCGCGCCGCACCTTCATCGCGTTGGAGATATTGCCATTATGAGCGATCGCGAATCCGCCCGAATTCAGTTCGGCATAGAGCGGCTGCACATTGCGCAGCGACGTCTCGCCGGTGGTCGAATAGCGCACATGGCCGCATGCCGCGTCGCCCGGCAATCCGCGAATCACCTCGTCCCGGTCGAAATTCCCCGCCACATGGCCCATGGCCCGGTGGGTGTGGAAATCATGCCCGTCCCAACTGGTGATACCGGCGGCTTCCTGCCCCCGATGCTGGAGCGCGTGGAGGCCAAGCGCGACGATAGCGGACGCCGTATCAGCGCCCGAAACGCCGAAAATGCCGCATTCCTCGCGCAACTTGTCGTCGTCGAAGGGGTTCGTAGTCATCATGGGTGCGAGCGGTTCCATAGCCGTTCCTGACAACCCATAAGGAATATCCAGGGGTCGTCGTTGAGCGCGCATATAGTCACTCGAAGCCGCTTTGTCGCCCTCCTGTCACAAAAAAGCGTCGAGCGGCGATTTCGACTGGTCGGGACTGCGCCGCCGGACCCCGTCATCAGGGCGCGATGACCCATCCCGCCAGCGCCCCGCCCGCCACGATCGCGGGCGTCACCCACGCGCCCTTGACCCGCCAGGCCACGACCAAAGCAACCAGGAACAGCAGGATCGCGAGGACCGGGCTTTCCACCCGCGCGCCCGTCGCCTGGGCCAATTGCACGAATGTCGCGGCGATGATGCCCACCACGGCCGCCGCGACGCCGGTCAGCATCCGGTGCAGCGCCGGATTTTCGACCACCGCTTCCAGTCTTTCGAAGAAGATCATGGAAAAGGCGAAGGCAGGCAGGAACATCCCCGCCGTCACCGCTAGCGCGCCGATCGGCCCGCCCGCGACATAGCCGACGAACGTCGCGAAGATCACCAGCGGGGCAGGCAATATCCCAGCCAGCGCGATCCCATCGAGGAACGCCGAATCGCTGATCCACCCGCGCCCCACCGTATCGGCGCGGACATAGGGGATGGCGGTATAGGCCCCGCCGAAGGTCAGCAGGCCACCCTTCAACCCTGCGATGAATAGCATCGCCACGGTCGCGGGCGCAGCGGCTACCATCGGCGCGGCGGCCTCCGCCTCACTCGTAAAATGACCGATCATTCCCGCACCGATGATGGATGCGAGCAGCACCAGCGCGGCGATCACCGGCCGGTCGGCCACTGCATAGGCAGCACCACCCGCGATCAATATGACCCAGAATGGCACATCCTCCAGCGTCGAGACCAGCGCCACCACGGCGATCACCGCCAGCATCCGATCCTCGATGATATGCTCCCCGATCCGCACGACGGCACGCGCGATGATCGCCAGCACCACAATCTGCACGCCGAGCAACACGCCCGTCAGCCCGGCATTGCCCGCGATCCAGCCGACATAAAGCCATCCCGCGACCATCATCAGCGCCAGTCCCGGCAGCATGAACCCCAGCCCGGCGAGCAGTCCGCCCAGCCGCCCGCGCGCCATCATCCCCAGATGGACGCACAGTTCATGGGCTTCGGGTCCGGGCAATATCTGCAACACGGCGAGTAGCCGGTTGAAGCGCCCAGGGGTGATCCAGCGCTCCTCCTCGACCAACGCATGGCGCACCATCGCGATCTGCGCCACCGGCCCGCCAAAGGCGAGCGCGCCGAAACGCAGGAATTTGAGGAACAGCGCGATCAGGCTGATGCGCGGCGGCTGTATGTCAGTAACCGGGTCGGTCATCTAACGCTCCTCACGCCGCAGGCGCGGCGAATGGAACGGACTTGGACGGACCCCGTCTGACCGGGCGTCCGTGTAGGCCCGATGGCACCGGCTATCGACGAAGTAAGCGCGGACTGTCAATCTCGTCGTTGCGCTGCGTAAATCCCCGTCCATCCGCAAAACGCCCCACTGGCATTGCCCTGCATGCCCCGCTACAGACGCAGCCCTGATGCATCGTTTCGCCAATCCCGCCCGCTTCCTCAAGATCGCGCGCCCGTTGACGGGCTGGCTGTTCTGGCCGGGGCTTGCCCTGTTGCTGGCGGGCTGCGCGTGCGGGCTGTGGCTGACGCCCGCCGACTATTTGCAGGGGCAGACGGTGCGCATCCTTTATATACATGTGCCTGCTGCCTGGCTCGGCATGGGCGGCTGGACCGGCATCGCCATCGCCGCGCTGATGCAGTTGGTGTGGCGGCATCCGCTCGCCGCCGTGGCAGGTCGCGCGATCGCCGCACCCGGCGCGCTGTTCACCGCCATCTGCCTGGCCACCGGATCGATCTGGGGCCGCCCCACCTGGGGCACCTGGTGGGAATGGGACGGGCGGATGACCTCCATGCTGGTCCTGCTTTTCCTCTATCTTGGCTATATCGCGCTCGCCAATGCCAGCGCCCGCCAAGGGGCCGGGCAGGGCGGCGTCAGCAACGTCACTGCCATCTTCGGCCTTGTCGGTGCGGTCAATATTCCCATCATCAATCGCTCGGTCGTGTGGTGGAACAGCCTGCATCAGGGGCCATCCATCACCATGCGCGGGTCAAGCATCGACATGGCGATCCTGTGGCCGCTGGGCCTGACGCTGCTCGGCTTCACACTCTGGTTCGGCGCGATCGTCCTGATGCGGATGCGCGCGATATTGGCGCAGAACAAGGTCGAGGCGCGCATGCAGCGTCTCGCGAGAGGGTGACCCCGATGCAGCAATGGACCTTCGTCATCGCCGCCTATGCGGTCACGCTGTTGGGCACGGCGGCCGTCAGCTGGCTCAGCTGGCGCACGATGCGCAGTGCCGAGGCCCAGGCCGAGCAACTGGCGGAGCGCCCATGAAGGCCAAGCATCAACGGCTGATCCTCGCGCTCGCTGCATTGGTGGCGCTCATCGGTGCGGGCCTGCTCGCCGCCTCCGCGCTCAAGGATGAGGCCGCCTATTTCTACGCGCCCGGCGATGTGAAGACCAAGGGCGTCGAACCCGGCAAACCGATCCGCCTTGGCGGCATGGTGGTCAAGGGCAGCCTCAAGCGCGCGCCCGATGGCGTCACCATCACTTTCGACGTCACCGACGGCAAGGCCACCGTCCCCGCCACCTTCAGCGGCATCGCGCCCGACCTGTTCAAGGAAGGCAGCGGCGTCGTCGCCGAAGGCTCGTTCGATACCAAAGGCACCTTCGTCGCCACCAACCTGCTCGCCAAACATGACGAACGCTATATGCCGCGCGAGCTGGAAGGCATGAGCTACAATGAAACCACCCGCGAGATTGAGGTGGACCAGTGAGGCTTTACGATATTCTCATCCTCCCCTGGCAGGGGAGGTGGCAACGCGAAGCGTTGACGGAGGGGTGTCACCCTCTCGATAGCAGGACATCCCTCCGTCTGGCCTGCGGCCAGCCACCTCCCCCACAGGGGGAGGATCATTTTTGCGTGGATAAGGCCCCATGATCGCCGAAATCGGCCTCGCCGCGCTCTGGCTCGCCGCCGCGCTTGCGCTGCTGCAGCTTGTCCTCGCCTTCACGGGCCTCAAGGGCAACAAGCCCGATCTGCTCGCCGCTGTGCGTCCCGCCGCCGTGGCGCAGGGCGTGTTGACTGCCGTCGCCTTCATCGCGCTCGTCATGCTCTTTCTGCGCTCGGACATGTCGGTGCTGCTGGTCGCGACCAACAGCCATTCGGCCAAGCCCTGGCTCTATAAGTTCGCGGGCACTTGGGGCAATCATGAAGGGTCGATGCTGCTCTGGGTCACGGTCATGGGCGTCGCCGGTGCCGCCGTCGCGCTGTTCGAACGCGCGCTGCGCCGCGACACCCATATGGCGACGTTGGGCGGGCAGGCCGCGATCAGCCTCGGCTTCTACGCCTTCCTGCTCTTCTCCTCCAACCCCTTCGCCCGCATCGCTCCCGCACCGGCGGACGGGCAGGGGCTGAACCCGCTGCTGCAAGACCCCGGTCTCGCCTTCCATCCGCCCACGCTCTATATCGGCTATGTCGGTCTCTCCGTCGCCTTCTCCTTTGCGATCGGCGCGTTGCTGACGCGGCAGGTCGATGCCGCCTTCGCTCGCGCGATGCGCCCCTGGGTGCTGGCCGCCTGGGTGATGCTGACGCTGGGCATCACGGCGGGCAGCTATTGGGCCTATTATGAACTGGGTTGGGGCGGCTGGTGGTTCTGGGACCCGGTCGAAAATGCCTCGCTGATGCCCTGGCTCGCCGCGACGGCCTTACTCCACAGCGTTACCGTGCTGGCGACCCGCGATGCCCTGCGTGCCTGGACGGTCATGCTGGCGGTCGTTGCTTTCTCCATGTCGATGGTCGGCACCTTCCTCGTCCGTTCAGGCATCCTTACCAGCGTCCATGCTTTTGCGGTGGACCCGGAACGCGGCAGCTTCATCCTCGGCCTGCTCGCCCTCTATATCGGCGGGGCGCTTGCCCTGTTCGGCTGGCGCATCGGTGCCGTGCGCGAAGGCGCGCCGTTCGAACTGGTCAGCCGTGAAACCATGTTGGTTATCAATAACTTGCTGCTGACGGTCATATTGGGACTGGTCCTGATCGGCACCCTCTATCCGCTGATGACCGAAGCCTTCGGACACAAGGTCTCGGTCGGGGCGCCCTATTTCGACCGGATCGCCGGGCCGATCGCGCTGGCGTTGATGATCGCCATGGCCGTCGGCCCTCTGGTACGCTGGCGCAGGGACGATGCGCGGGTGGTGACCAAACGTTTGTTAATCCCCTTTCTCATAGCGCTATCCTTGTCAGCTTCGCTGTCCGTTTTGGCTTGGGGCCGCATCGGCATCCTGCCGTTCCTCGGCCTCGTCATCGCCGGAGCGGTCGGCGTCGCCAGTCTCGCGCCGTTGTGGAAACGCAATCTGCGCCGCACCCCGCTCTTCACCTATGGCATGGTCATCGCGCATCTCGGCTGTGCCGTCAGCTTAGGCGGCATGGCCAGCGACTCCGCCTTCACGGTCGAGAAGCTGGTCGCCGCCCGCCCCGGCGACATGATCCAGACCGCAGGCTGGCAACTGCGATTCGTACAGATCCAACCCATAGCGGGCGATAACTGGACCGCGCTCCAAGCCGATATGGAGGTGCGTCGCGGCGGCGGCCCGGTAATGATCCACCCCCAGTCCCGCTTCTTCGCCTCGCCCCCGACCACCACCAGCGAAGCGGCCTTGCTCACCCGCTGGGACGGCCAACTTTACGTCGTGCTGGGAGAGGAAGTCGAAGGCGGTCGCTGGCAGTTGCGTATCTGGTGGAAGCCCTTCGTCACCCTTATCTGGCTCGGCGGCATCCTGATTGCGCTGGGCGGCTTCCTGGCGCTGCTGGGCCGCGAACGGCGCGGCTGGCTGATGAAGTGGCGTGCCAGGGCAGCGACGGCATGAGGAAGCTTTTGATCTGGCTGCCGCTTGGGCTGTTCCTCGGCTTCATCGCCCTGTTCGCCAGCGGCTTGTTCCAGCCCGATGACCGCGTCATCCACTCCCGCCTGATCGGCCAGCCGCTCCCGGCCTTCACGCTGCCCGCCGCCGCCAGCGACCGCCCGCCACTCGCCAGCGCGCAAATGGCGACCGGCCAGCCGCGCCTGCTCAACATCTTTGCCAGCTGGTGCGTCCCCTGCGCGGCGGAAGCCCCGCAACTCGAAACGCTCAAGGCGGTAGGCGTGCAGATCGACGCCATCGCCATTCGCGATGCCCGACCCGATGTCGATGCCTTCCTCGCCCGCTACGGCAATCCCTATGCCCGCATCGGCCTCGACGCCCGCAGCGCCGTCCAAATCGCGCTCGGCTCGTCCGGCGTGCCCGAAACCTTCGTCATCGATGGCAAGGGGCGCATCGCCTACCAGCATATTGGCGACATCCGCGCCGACGATGTGCCGATGATCCTCGAAAAGCTGAGGGCCGCGCAATGAGACTGATCATGGCTTTCCTCCTCGCGCTGATCGCGACGCCGCTCGCCGCCCAGACCGCGCTGCCGCCTGCGCCCTATGCCGATCGCCAACTCGCCGACCCCGCACAGGAGCGCAAGGCCAAGGCGCTGATGGAAACCATCCGCTGCCTCACCTGTCAGAGCCAGTCGATCGCCGACAGCAATGCCAGCATGGCCGGCGACATGCGCTCGCAAATCCGAGAACGGATCATGGCGGGCGAGCAGCCCGAAGCGATCCGCACCTGGCTGATCGCCCGCTATGGCGACTGGGTCAGCTACGAGCCTACCGCCGCCCCCATCCTCTGGCCGCTCTGGGGTGCACCCTTGCTGCTGCTTGGCCTTGGCCTGCTGCTCCTGCGCGGCCGGATCAAGCGAAAGGTGCGGTCATGACCGGCTGGTTCCTCGCCTTCGGCCTCGCGGCTCTGGCTTTCCTCGCCATGCTGCTGCTTGGCCGCATCCCCCGTTCCGCGCGGGAGATCAGCGCGGCCGCGCTCCTGCTGGGGCTGGCGGGCTATGCCTGGCAGGGGAACCCCAGCCTTGCCGGTGCGCCGCGGTCGACCAAGCCGGTCGAGGGCCAGTTTGACGAGAAGCTGGCCGAAGAACGGCGCAGCCTCGGCGAACGTTTCGGCCCGACCGGGCAATGGCTGATTCTGTCCGATGGCCTGGGCCGTCAGGGCAAGACAAAGGATGCCGCCAACATCCTGCTATCCGGCCTGCGCGCCAGGCCCGACGACGCCACGCTCTGGCTCGGCTTTGGCAATGCGCTGGTCGCCCATGCCGATGGCATATTGTCGCCGGGCGCGGATTTCGCGTTCCGGCGGGCCATGGCGCTGGATGGCGAAGGTCTCGCGCCGCGCTATTTCTACGGCCTGGCGCTGGCACGCAACAACCAGTTGCAGGCTGCTCGTGGCATCTGGGCGCCGTTGGCGGATAGCGCGCCGGAAGGCAGCCGGATGAAAACGGAACTTCAAGCCAATATCGCGCGTATCGATGCCCTTCTGGCTCAGGATGGAACGGCCGCACCTTAGGCACGCAGCGTCGCATTGCACGCCCCCGGAGGGCATGGTAGGGCGCGGCGGTTTGTGGGGTGACAGCATCGTCCGTCATCGCTTCTCTTCGGATGTCGACACAGTATGACCATTGCGTTTTTCCTGCATGGCTGACCTGCTTCCCAACACCGCGCCGACGTCCGGCGAGGAAGAATCCGGCCACGGCCATGCCCGGCAGAAGGCCACCGTCAAGCTGGTGGTCGGCGCGATCGGCATCGTCTTTGGCGACATCGGCACCAGCCCGCTCTACGCCTTCCGCGAAACCTTCGCCGGGCATCATGAACTGACGCTCGACCCCGACCATATATTGGGCGTCATCAGCCTGATGTTCTGGTCGATGATGCTGGTGGTGACGCTGAAATATGTCAGCATCATCATGCGCGCGGATAATAAGGGCGAGGGCGGCAGCCTGGCGCTGCTCGCACTGATCAACGGCCAGACCAAGACGCAGCGCTGGTCGCGCGGGATCGTCCTGCTCGGCGTGTTCGCGACGGCGCTGTTCTACGGCGACTCGATGATCACCCCGGCCGTCTCGGTCCTGTCGGCGGTCGAGGGGCTTGCCGTTTATAATCCGGTGCTGGCCCCTGCGATCCTGCCAGTGGTGATCCTGATTCTCGTCGGGTTGTTCTGGATACAGGGGCTGGGCACCAACAAGGTCGCGACCCTGTTCGGTCCGATCATGCTGCTCTATTTCGTGACGATCGCGACGCTGGGCATCCTCTCTATCATCAAGACGCCGGGCATCCTCTACGCCTTCAACCCCTATTGGGCGGTGATGTTCTTCGTCACTGATCCGCTGCCCGCCTTCCTGGCGCTCGGCTCGGTCGTGCTGGCGGTGACGGGGGCCGAAGCGCTCTATGCCGATATGGGCCATTTCGGCCGTAATCCGATCCGCGTGTCCTGGCTCGCCTTCGTGCTGCCCGCGCTGATGCTCAACTATATGGGGCAGGGCGCGTTACTGTTTCGAGAGGGGGCCGCAGCGCTCGACAGTCCCTTCTACAATCTCGCCCCGCAATGGGCGCAGTTGCCCCTCATCGCACTCGCCACCATGGCCGCGATCATCGCGTCGCAGGCGGTGATCTCCGGCGCTTTCTCGGTCACGCAACAGGCGATCCAGCTCGGCTTCATGCCGCGCCTACGTATTGCCCACACCAGCGCCGCGACGGCTGGCCAGATCTACATCCCGCTCATCAACTGGGGCCTGATGGTGATGGTCATCCTGCTGGTGCTGACCTTCAAGACCTCGTCCAACCTGACCGCCGCCTATGGCATCGCAGTCACGGGTGCGATGTTCATCGACAACGTCCTGCTGACCGTCGTGCTGTACCGGCTGTGGAACTGGAAATGGTATTATGCCGCGCCGGTGCTGGCGGTGTTCTACATCGTCGATGGTGCCTATCTCGCGGCCAACCTGACCAAGGTGCCCGATGGCGGCTGGTTCCCGCTGCTGATCGGCTTCATCATCTTCACCCTGCTGACCACCTGGTCGCGCGGTCGCCGCCTGGTGCAGGATCGTTTGCGCGAAGCCGCGATGCCGATCCCGGTGTTCGTGGCTTCCGCCGCCAACAGCGCGGTACGCGTGCCCGGCACGGCGGTCTTCATGACCTCGACGCCCGATGGCGTGCCCCATGCGCTGCTCCACAATCTCAAGCATAACAAGGTGCTGCACGAGCGAGTGATCCTGCTGACGGTCAAGATCAAGGATGTGCCCGTGGTCGAGGATGACGGCCGCTGCAAGCTGGAGGATCTGGGTCGCGGCTTCTTCCGCATGGTGCTGCAATATGGCTTCATGCAGGAGCCCGACGTTCCCGCGGCGCTTAAGAATGTGTCGGGCTGCGGCCAGGCATTCAAGATGATGGACACCAGCTTCTTTCTGGCGCGCCAGACCCTGTTGCCGTCGTCCAAGCCCGGCATGCCGCTGTGGCGCGAAAAAATCTTCGCCTGGATGCTCCGCAACGCGGAAAGCGCGATGGAATTCTTCCGCCTGCCCACCAACCGCGTGGTCGAACTGGGCAGCCAGGTCGAGATATAGAAAAGGGCGCGGCCTTCGCAAAGGCCGCGCCCCACAGGCTTACGTCATTCCGCCGTTCAGGCGGCGTCGCGGTCCTTGGCGGTGATCTCCACAAGCTGACCGCCATTGATGGCGATCTTCTTGGGCTTCATCGCTTCGGGCACTTCGCGCAACAGGTCGATCACCAGCAGGCCATCGGCCAAGTCAGCCTTTTCCACCCGCACGAAATCGGCGAGTTCGAACCGCCGCTCGAAGCTGCGGTTGGCGATGCCGACATGTAGATATTTGGACCGATC encodes:
- a CDS encoding SAM-dependent methyltransferase, coding for MNAVDPRRGRRALSVRQPPRSGTPTRMGRALGPLFHRLLDRIDRGLDQGSLDAILPDGARRMLGGRTPGPHCEVHLVHWRALVRLATGGSAGWYRAWAAGEWTSPDPVPLFALFMTNAVALGRVARPNGPTRWIGRAIHWARRNSRAGSRHNIAYHYDLGNDFYQLWLDELMHYSSALFIDPDSEIETLEQAQRRKVDAILDRLALKDGDSLLEIGCGWGGLAEQAMERRAIAYTGLTLSTEQADYARDRLGSGAQICLTDYRDAQGQYDAIASVEMVEAVGQRYWPAYLATIHRLLKPGGRAAIQYILIDDAIFDRYARGADFIQTYIFPGGMLMSESRFRALAEQQGLEWRDIYRFGQHYAQTLRRWRLRFDLAIEQGLLPASFDQHFVALWRYYLMYCEGGFRGGGIDVAQVTLVKPA
- a CDS encoding SDR family NAD(P)-dependent oxidoreductase, whose product is MTDTSSRSGPLSGKLALVTGASRGIGAATAEALGRAGAHVVLTARTTGGLEEVEERIHAAGGSATIAPLDLIDGESIGRLAQAIGGRWDALDILVLNAATLGALAAVPAIDAKEFARLLTLNIAAPQALIAAFDGMLRASKDARVVAVTSSVVSPRAYWGAYGASKAALETLVGAYGEEMKNISAIRTHIVDPGATRTAMRARAFPGEDPATLKGPEVVADAIVGLVAADTPTGHRMRVEG
- the purF gene encoding amidophosphoribosyltransferase; this encodes MMTTNPFDDDKLREECGIFGVSGADTASAIVALGLHALQHRGQEAAGITSWDGHDFHTHRAMGHVAGNFDRDEVIRGLPGDAACGHVRYSTTGETSLRNVQPLYAELNSGGFAIAHNGNISNAMKVRRELIRRGSIFQSTSDTEVIIHLVATSSYRTLLDKFIDALKQVEGAYSLIVMTPEGMIACRDPLGIRPLVMGKLGDTTIFASETVALDVVGAEYLRTIEPGELVIVTNEGEIRSHRPFGPVHPRPCIFEHVYFSRPDSIVDGSSVYSVRKAIGAQLAIENPVEADYVIPVPDSGVPAAIGYAQQSGIPFELGIIRSHYIGRTFIQPGDKVRHLGVKLKHNANRALIKGKRIVLIDDSIVRGTTSLKIVQMMREAGAAEVHMRIASPPTKHSCFYGVDTPERTKLLAHKLDVGGMQDFIHADSLSFISIDGLYKALGEAKRADTRPQYCDACFTGDYPTALTDQDDVVVTNQLELLAERVA
- the chrA gene encoding chromate efflux transporter, which produces MTDPVTDIQPPRISLIALFLKFLRFGALAFGGPVAQIAMVRHALVEEERWITPGRFNRLLAVLQILPGPEAHELCVHLGMMARGRLGGLLAGLGFMLPGLALMMVAGWLYVGWIAGNAGLTGVLLGVQIVVLAIIARAVVRIGEHIIEDRMLAVIAVVALVSTLEDVPFWVILIAGGAAYAVADRPVIAALVLLASIIGAGMIGHFTSEAEAAAPMVAAAPATVAMLFIAGLKGGLLTFGGAYTAIPYVRADTVGRGWISDSAFLDGIALAGILPAPLVIFATFVGYVAGGPIGALAVTAGMFLPAFAFSMIFFERLEAVVENPALHRMLTGVAAAVVGIIAATFVQLAQATGARVESPVLAILLFLVALVVAWRVKGAWVTPAIVAGGALAGWVIAP
- the ccmC gene encoding heme ABC transporter permease CcmC, encoding MHRFANPARFLKIARPLTGWLFWPGLALLLAGCACGLWLTPADYLQGQTVRILYIHVPAAWLGMGGWTGIAIAALMQLVWRHPLAAVAGRAIAAPGALFTAICLATGSIWGRPTWGTWWEWDGRMTSMLVLLFLYLGYIALANASARQGAGQGGVSNVTAIFGLVGAVNIPIINRSVVWWNSLHQGPSITMRGSSIDMAILWPLGLTLLGFTLWFGAIVLMRMRAILAQNKVEARMQRLARG
- the ccmE gene encoding cytochrome c maturation protein CcmE; protein product: MKAKHQRLILALAALVALIGAGLLAASALKDEAAYFYAPGDVKTKGVEPGKPIRLGGMVVKGSLKRAPDGVTITFDVTDGKATVPATFSGIAPDLFKEGSGVVAEGSFDTKGTFVATNLLAKHDERYMPRELEGMSYNETTREIEVDQ
- a CDS encoding heme lyase CcmF/NrfE family subunit, with amino-acid sequence MIAEIGLAALWLAAALALLQLVLAFTGLKGNKPDLLAAVRPAAVAQGVLTAVAFIALVMLFLRSDMSVLLVATNSHSAKPWLYKFAGTWGNHEGSMLLWVTVMGVAGAAVALFERALRRDTHMATLGGQAAISLGFYAFLLFSSNPFARIAPAPADGQGLNPLLQDPGLAFHPPTLYIGYVGLSVAFSFAIGALLTRQVDAAFARAMRPWVLAAWVMLTLGITAGSYWAYYELGWGGWWFWDPVENASLMPWLAATALLHSVTVLATRDALRAWTVMLAVVAFSMSMVGTFLVRSGILTSVHAFAVDPERGSFILGLLALYIGGALALFGWRIGAVREGAPFELVSRETMLVINNLLLTVILGLVLIGTLYPLMTEAFGHKVSVGAPYFDRIAGPIALALMIAMAVGPLVRWRRDDARVVTKRLLIPFLIALSLSASLSVLAWGRIGILPFLGLVIAGAVGVASLAPLWKRNLRRTPLFTYGMVIAHLGCAVSLGGMASDSAFTVEKLVAARPGDMIQTAGWQLRFVQIQPIAGDNWTALQADMEVRRGGGPVMIHPQSRFFASPPTTTSEAALLTRWDGQLYVVLGEEVEGGRWQLRIWWKPFVTLIWLGGILIALGGFLALLGRERRGWLMKWRARAATA
- a CDS encoding redoxin family protein, whose translation is MRKLLIWLPLGLFLGFIALFASGLFQPDDRVIHSRLIGQPLPAFTLPAAASDRPPLASAQMATGQPRLLNIFASWCVPCAAEAPQLETLKAVGVQIDAIAIRDARPDVDAFLARYGNPYARIGLDARSAVQIALGSSGVPETFVIDGKGRIAYQHIGDIRADDVPMILEKLRAAQ
- a CDS encoding cytochrome c-type biogenesis protein produces the protein MRLIMAFLLALIATPLAAQTALPPAPYADRQLADPAQERKAKALMETIRCLTCQSQSIADSNASMAGDMRSQIRERIMAGEQPEAIRTWLIARYGDWVSYEPTAAPILWPLWGAPLLLLGLGLLLLRGRIKRKVRS